One window of the Cryptomeria japonica chromosome 7, Sugi_1.0, whole genome shotgun sequence genome contains the following:
- the LOC131030094 gene encoding LOW QUALITY PROTEIN: SKP1-like protein 1B (The sequence of the model RefSeq protein was modified relative to this genomic sequence to represent the inferred CDS: inserted 1 base in 1 codon), whose amino-acid sequence MAKELKVILKSSDNETLEFDADVAFESETIKNMIEDTGRESAVPLPNVSTKXLAKVIEYCKYHVDAAKTSEEKSAISEEDVKKWDQEFVKVDQDTLFDLILAANYLNTKNLLDLTCQTVADMIKGKTPEEIWKTFNIKNDFTPEEEAEVRRENQWAFE is encoded by the exons ATGGCGAAGGAATTGAAAGTGATATTGAAGAGCTCAGACAATGAAACTCTCGAGTTTGATGCGGACGTGGCATTTGAATCTGAAACGATCAAGAATATGATTGAGGATACGGGCAGGGAGAGCGCCGTGCCCTTGCCGAATGTAAGCACTA TCCTGGCCAAAGTAATCGAATATTGTAAGTATCATGTGGATGCCGCCAAGACCAGCGAAGAAAAGAGTGCTATTTCGGAGGAGGATGTGAAGAAGTGGGATCAGGAGTTCGTGAAGGTGGATCAAGATACTCTATTTGATCTTATACTG GCTGCCAACTATCTGAATACAAAGAATCTTCTGGACTTAACGTGCCAAACTGTAGCTGACATGATTAAGGGCAAAACCCCAGAAGAGATCTGGAAGACATTTAACATAAAAAATGACTTCACTCCTGAAGAGGAGGCAGAAGTCAGGCGTGAAAATCAATGGGCCTTTGAGTAA